The Piliocolobus tephrosceles isolate RC106 chromosome 4, ASM277652v3, whole genome shotgun sequence genome contains the following window.
ATGAAAATTAGATggaggttatttttaaaaaatagaactatcatacaatccagaaattccacttctgtctataaacaaaataaaatcagatatctcaaaaaaaatctgCACCCCTGTATTcaatgcagcattattcacaactgtcaaggatttttttttttaaaacgacGTATCTGTAGATgctgaatggataaggaaaatgtggtataaatagACAACCGAATATTATTCACCcttaaaaaaagattgaaattctGCTATTTTAACATGAATGGACCTGGgtacattatgctaagcaaaataagccaagcacagaaagacaaacgctgtgtgttctcacttaaaTGGAGAATCTAAAAAggctgaactcatagaagcagagagtacaaTGGTAATGACCAGGTCTGGAGGTAGAAAAAATGGTAAAGTGTTCAAagagtacaaactttcagttataagataaaTAGGTTTTGGGGATCTAATGTTTAGCTTTAAAATGTAGTTAATAACAGTGTTTTGTATGCTTAAAATTTGCTACAACAGTAGGAGACCTCAAGTGCTCTCACTACAAAAAACAACCATGTGAGGTGacataaatgttcatcaacttaattgtattaaacattttataatatatatacctATCAAATTATTATAATGTACACAATACATAATTATGCaatttttattgataaaaaaaTTGATGTTATGTACATACGCATATGTACACATAAGTGTGTATATACAGGTAtgtaaaacatatacatatatatcaatgaTGTATGTTGTTATgtatatacttgtgtgtgtgtatatatatatatacacatacatatcaaTAACACAGTCCTAGTAAGCTTCAAACTAAacaagagaaaattataaaatgataactATTTGAAAATCAGGAAACAAATTAATGCATGCTCAGCAATGTTCTAAGTTCCTCAATGGCAAAGTACAAGTTTTAAATGTAGAAAGTAGATACATTAAACCACATTACAGTTTAGGAATTAGGGCACAGAATGTTTACAGTATTAGCCTCCATACAtaccaaaaaacttaaaattttgaagtaaaataacaTTAGGTTTTATTATATGGGGCAGATGCTTAGTGTTCTGATAAAATTTTTGAGTATGAATTTCTGTAGAATCACTTTTGAAACCTTCATAGGATATGAAATTGTAAAGCAGAAAACATGACATCTGGATGTGGTGTTTCCGGGATTTCTAAACCAAATCCCAATATCTCCACTACTCTTACACATTTTAGACAAGACtcaaaatggaaattagaaaatgtttaacaTAGAGTTCCTTAAAAATCACAGATGGCCCCATGTCCTCAAAAGCAATAAAAGAGCAAGCAGCCAGGTCCTCCAGTCCCTTGTAAGTCATGCAAAGGGCTTTGATTTTCTTTGTAAGCTGGAAGAATGATCGCGGAAGGGGAAGCCCAGTCCTAGAGAATTGAAGAGCCTGGGGCAGAAGATATCTGTCTCTATataagagcaagagaaagaaaccaggGCTTCTCAGAAACGATTTTCATTGGAGCATAGCTTCCCAAACCACACTTCAAGATCTGGCTTTCTCCTTGACCTTTGGACATCTCATCTGTGTCATCTGCTTTATTCACTCCCATCTATTTGGATGTTTGGCTACTATCTCCTGTCTCCTCACACTctggggctttttctttttctcaaggtAGGTGATCAGGTTTAGCTTAGAGAACAGCCAAGAACTCTATATTAGAAAGTAATATGACTTCTGCTGTGATTTTCCAATTACTACTTAGTACTGTGCTCAGTGGAAAAAACAGAACATTATAAAAGAGTCTAAAAATTTAATACCAAATACTGTTTCCTCACGGAAAcgttaagatatttaaaaacttttctaaatttttgggTCCTTAGCTCCATGACCCAGTCCTACTGAATCAAAACTTGGTGGtggttggctgggcatggtggctcacacctctgatcccagcacttttgagaggccaagacaggtaaatcacttaagcccaggggttttcggccagcctgggcaacactgcaagacctagtctggggggcgggggaggggggaaggtggtggtggtaatgggaGGTGGTAATGCGATTATACGGTGTGGGCAACCATATTTTGTGCCTCTAGATTTCTGAAGTTACCACTAACCTAAAATTAAGGATACAGAtcagctgaagaaagaaaaagatttacgTCAAGATGAAGCCTCCTCGTGGGGGTCCGCAGCTGCAGCACCGCCAGGCGGCAGCATCCCGCCTCCTCCACCTGGCTGCAGCCCCACCAGGAGCCGGGCTCCAGCCAGGGCGCTGCGGCAGGCACCCGACCCCGAAGGCGCAGGCGTGGGTTTCCTGCCGTCCCGGGTGTCTTCCCGCTCCCCGGACGCCCAGGCAATTCAGTTCATTCATCCAGCGCCGCCGCAACCGTCCAAGCCGGGGGAAGGGGCGGGCAGGGGTAGCGGGTCCCACAGACGCCAGCCAAGACCTCCGCTCCAGAACCCGTGGGCTGCTTTCCCTGCGGAAGGACGTTGCCATCGCCAGCCACGAGGAAATCCATCCTTGTGCACCCGGATTCCCATTGCCACCGACTTCGTGTAAACTCCAGTCCCAGGGACACGAGAGTGACCCAGGCCTCGGGCCGGGCCGTGGACACGCTCAGTGCCACGGCTCTAACCAGACGGAAGGGCGCACTCTACAAATCTCGGGACCCACCGCAGCAACAGGACAGGCAGAAGCCAACAAAGGAAGGACCCTATGAAACGCACCCCCAAAGCAACCAACCAGTCCAAGAAAAAACACACCTCAGGTCTCCGTTGGTTTTCCCGCGTAGGGGGCTCTGACCCCTGTTCTAGCCCAGCCAGAGCTCCCGCCACCCTACCCCGGCCTGCTCAGTGGGACCTGTCTACCTGAGCACAGCCTCGCTCTCCAAGGCTCTGGTCGCTCTCGCTCTCCAGCTCCCTcagcctctttctcttcttccccctcCACCTCGCACTCTTCTGtcaccttctgtctctctctccccctccatctctggctctgtctctctctctttctctctctccgtTTCTACCTCTCCATCCCGGTCTCCGTAGCTCTCTTTCAAGCTGTGTTTGTGTCTTTGTCTGTgtgtccttgtgtgtgtgtgtccgtgtgtgtgtccgtgtgtgtgtccatgtgtgtgtccgtgtgtgttcctgtgtgtgtgttcccGTGTGTGTGTTCGTGCTTGTCCGTGTGTGCCCACGCGCGTGcgcccgtgtgtgtgtgttggggtgggttTGCTCGTGCTGGTGGTGGGGTGTGTCGGGGTGTCCGTCAGCCCCTTTCTCCCGGGATCAGGCTGCCGGGGCTCTGGTGCCAGAGTGGGGCAAAGCAGAACCTTCCCGCCCGGTTGACCACGGGCAGGTCCTCCTGGGGACAAGGGACAGTGGTGGGGGCGTTGTGAGAAAAAGGGCCCGCGGAGCTGGGCCGGCGGTGCCTCCCCGGACAGCCCTGGCGGCTCTGGGTGTGTGGGGCAAGACGGAGCCTTGCAGGAGGGGCGGCGAGGCATCCAAAACAATGTTTCCATGGCAAGGCGGAGCACCGGAGGGGATCCCAGGACACTGAGCCCTGGGCCCTGACGCCTGAGCTGGCCCGATGTGTTGGAAGCTCGGGAGCTGAGAGTCGGGGAAGGCCTGGAGCGTCTGCGAAAGGGAGGCCGCCCAGAGAGCCTGGAGCCTGGACAGGGGATGGAGGCATCACGGCCTGAGGACGGATTCCTGTTTCCTGCAACAAGGGGAGTCTCCACTGTGGCCTGTTTGGAAACTGGAAAGGAGAGCGAAGACACGGTGCTGCTTTTCCACGCTTCCCTGGAGGTTTCTGGGTCCCCAGAGAGCTCGGGAAACAAACAGTCAACATGATCTCTCTTTCGGGGGCCAAAGACACCTGAGCAACAGGCCCCCTTGCAGAGGGCAAAGGAACGTGGAACCCGAAACCACGCTTCATCGGCCTGAGTGTGACTCCTGTGTGGACGGGACTATCCGCCTCTCGCTCTGTTGCAGGCTCAACGTGAGGCTGTGTCATCTGTGAACCGTGTGGATGCAAATGCTCTCTGGGCAATTTGCTCATTCCTTGGGAGACGGAATTCTGAATTGCTCCGGGATGAAGTTAACCCAGGCTGGTGATCCAGAGGGCCGGTGAGCGCCCCGCAGGCCGACGCGTCTGTAGGCGGAGACCTTAGCCCACACTGGGCACCCAACATTTTGCTGGAGCGCGAGGTCCTGCTGGTCCTGGAGGCAGAAGACCgcttttctctctgccttcctttctctgtttcttacTCCTTTTATCCCTttgtccctccttccctctgtccaTCCGTCCCTCTGTccatccctcttccctccctcccccgctccctccctccatccctccatcccttccaAGGCCCCTCCATCCATCCGTCGtttcctccctctgtccctccctcccacttTGTCTCAGTTCCTTTCCCCATCTCTGTTTGACTTTCCTCCCACCTGGAAAGGGCAGAACCACGGTTTGCGCGAGTTCTCGGGGTCTACATTTGGTTGCCGGGCGCTCCACGTGATGCCGAGGAGGCTGGCGGGGCACGGGTAGGCAAGTGACGGTGGTGGGGAGAGGTAGAGGAGCCGAGCCGCGGAAAGCAGAGCAGGCCTGGCCGCTGCCCAGGCGGGTGTTTCCCGGGGTGGAGGTCTCCACCCACCCCACTGAGGAATGCGGAGTGGGGGCGGGGTGAAGGGATGAGAGCTCTGCCTGGGCTGGTCCCAAACCCTAACCGGCTTCCTGCAGGACCCGCGCATGTGCAGTAGACGGCCCATCTCTGGGTACCTGAGCGGGCTCTGGGATCCCCGGGATGCTCAGGAAAGAATGACAGCCCTCCTCTGTGTGGAGTCTCTCGCCGGACCTGGATCTCAGGGATCCTAGACATATCAGCTGGAAGGGAAGAGACACCTCTCCAAACCGAGCCAGAGGTTCATCGCAAAAGAGGGGCCactgccctgcccccaccccgtCCCAACCCCGCGTCCTAAAGCTCCTTCAGCAGAGCCCGGTATTCTTCCTGGCAGAGGAGTGGTTCCAGAAAAGCGGGCTCTTCCAAGTCCTTCAGCTCCCCCAGTGGCTCCATTGCTAGGAAAGGTTGTGCCTTTTCCTGAAATTCTGGGGTCAACAGGAGCTCGTAGAACAGGGTGGATGTGAGTGTAGATGAACGCTCCGGTTCCTGGAGCGGTTAGGAGGGCACCTGGATGGCTTGCATCTGCTTCTGCTACGCAGAGGCCTCAGGGGTGCGAGCTGCGCAGGTAGATGTGCCTCGGCTTCGGGTTCCCACGCCGCCCTGGCGACCTGGGgaccctggccccagccccaaTGCGGACTCATGTGGGACGTGTTCGGCGCAAGCACACCTTGGTCCTGTGACCCAGCCTGAGCGGGCCCAGGCTGTCCCACTGAGCACGCACCTGTACTGCGGGTCCTGGTCCTCCTGCCATCTGTTCGGGTGCAGAGGTCACCCAGGTGTCTGAGGGTGGGACAGCGCCACTTCCGAAGGAGCCAGGGCAGCAAACCCAAAATCCCCAAGTGCCGGGGCAGATTCCTTCTGGGCTTGGGGCAGAAGTCTGGCTGGGCTGCAGCAGAGGGGCGAGCCTTGCTGCCTGGCTCACGAAAGCCCCCTGTTCCCCATGCCCTGGTGTGGGTGAAGGTgaccaaggagggaggagggtggcGCCCGCCGGGGTCGCGTTGCACAGGCGGCCTGCGTGCGCGGGTCCCTGCCACCCTGGCCTGGATGCCTGGACCTTCGATTCTGACACGAAATCTGAATCCTGGACTCCAAAAGGCAAGTCTCTCCCAGTTCGGGTACGGGTTCCGCTCAAAGCATGCTGGCAGGGCATCTTTTCCTTCAGGTTACAAATGAGTCTCCACCGTCCTCGTCCTCGGGCTTCGGCGGGGAAAGGGCTGTCGGAGGGTGTGGGGAGAGCATCGCGGGGGCACCTGGCCGGAATTTCACGGACAGACACGGGCAGAGAGAGGCCGGCCAGCTCTGGTGAGCCTCAGTCGGCCTCTGCGCTGCAGGGAGGTACAGCCAGGAGGCCGGCCCAGCCAGAGGACCTTGGAAAGACCCAGCGGCTTCACCCCTTCATGAATATGCATGAGCTCTGGGCCCTAGGTCCCGGGGTAGCCGAAAAGTCTCAGAAGCAGAAAACCACAAGGACCAGGGCCTTGTGGGGTGGGTGGGCGTAGGGCCAGATTGGAGGGGACAGAGGGGCTTCGGGGCTGGCTCTCTGCGGTTCTCCAGGGATTCTATGAAAACTAGAAGCCGCTGTCTTGACTCGCACACGTTTTCAGGAAGAAACCACCCTGAAGGGTGGAGCGTGGAACTGAACCTCCATGACAGTCTTGAGTTTCCCAGGCCCTCTCCGTGAAGGCGGCAATGCCTGTGGGTGTCGCCGTTGCCGTGATAGTCTCACACACGCAGGTGTGTGGATCTCGTTCATTTTCATGTAGAAAACGAGAGCGAAACCGCAGAGAAAAGAAACGTGCGGAGCATCACGGCCTGACGATGGATTCCTGTCTCCTGCGACAAGGGGAGTCTCCACTGTGGCCTGTTTGGAAACTGGAAAGGAGAGCGAAGACACGGTGCTGCTTTTCCACGCTTCCCTGGAGGTTTCTGGGTCCCCACAGAGCTCGGGAAACAAACAGTCAACATGATCTCTCTTTCGGGGGCCAGAGACACCTGAGCAACAGGCCCCCTTGCAGAGGGCAAAGGAACGTGGAACCCGAAACCACGCTTCATCGGCCTGAGTGTGACTTCTGTGTGAACAGGACTATCCGCCTCTCGCTCTGTTGCAGGCTCAACGTGGGGCTATGTCATCTGTGAACCGTGTGGATGAAAAACGGACAATCACCGGAGTCTCGGCTCATTGCTCTCTGGGCAATTCGCTCATTCCTTGGGAGACGAAATTCGTCTGAATTGCTCCGGGATGAAGTGACCCAGACTGGGGATCCGGAGGGCCAGTGAGCGCCCCGCAGGCCGACGCAGCTGTGGGCCGAGCCCTTAGCCCGCACTGGGCACCCAACATTTTCCCAGAGTGCAAGGTCCTGCTGGTCCTGGAGGCAGAAGACCGCTTTTCGCTttgccttcctctctctgtctctgcctccctttctccctctgttcttcccttcctccccctctccccacttTCTCCTTCTAACGTCCCTCTGTCCGTCTGTCCTTTTTTGGCTCCATTCCTCCTTTTCTCTATGTGTTCGTctccccatctctatttttcaaCATTGTATGATCccattgtgtgtgtctgtgtgttaacttttttagcaataaagttcATTTTCATTAAGATATGTACATTGTTATTTAGACACGTTATTTATGTAtgtgcatttatttaatatatataaatttatgtcaGAGTTATTCTACAGCATAGTGTAAGCATAACTCGTAAGCAGTGTCAACCCGAAAATTGTGTGACTCACGTGACTGTGGTTCTTTTTTATCGCAGTGGTCGAGAATAAAATCTCTATGTCTCCAATTGCTATCTGTGTATTCCCATTGAACTGGCCCCATTTCCTGTAGTAACGGAACACGGTCCCCGGACTATGACAAGAGCTGTGGGCTGCGGGGAGGTCAGGGTTAGGGTGACGCAGAAGTGAAGATAAGACATTCTCTTTTTCACATCTTTATTAGatacaaattatatatgaaagaaatttaaaattccaaacaacattaatgtttatttcattattacataaaatgaaaattataaagcaacCAAACAAGTAATTAATACTCTTAGATAATGAAAGATTGTATGATCTCAGTACAAAACACCAGTAGAATGTACGtcaaatataacaaaatacacTGTGCTGTAGTATGTGATGAAATCTCCATATCCTGCAATACAGTACAATCAATTGAAATGtatgaaatacaataaaatttaaatttaggatatttaaaatgaaataaaacatgaggCAGGTGAATAAATAAGTACAATCATTTACTATTTAATAGATCTTGACttaaattttatgtagaaatattaaaagtaaatagcTTGCATATTAATTTTACTATACTTATATCAAACTGTAGAAATGTATAGACATTTTCCCACTGGGAGTGCTATTAATGGTTTGTGGATATTAGTATTCCATGGGTTCAGGCTGGAAGAGTGAGAGCCTACAACCTTTTCTGAATTAAAAGAGAAGCAATTTCTTGGTAAgtcggctcatgcctgtaatcccagcacactgggaggtggaggctggtggatcacttgagtttgaggccaacctggtcaatgtgacaaaactctgtctctactaacaagacaagaaaaaaactcagccaggcatggtggtacctgcctgtagtcccatctacttgggaagctgaggcacgagaattgtttgaacccaggaaacggaggttgcagtgagctaggaccatgccactgcactccagcctgggtaacatagcaagactgtctcaaaaaaaaaaaaaagcatataattttatatttacttttctacAATCTAAAATATGCAAATTCACATGATTACAttctaatatttttctgattatacaGAAATGCACGACTGTCATCAGACATCCGAAAGGCATCAAATGTCtaacatgaaatataaaatttgtcTACAGCCTTAGCGCTCTGCAAAATGCAGGGCTCACAATTCTGAGTATGCCACTCAAGTTTCTTTGCTATGACTTCTTCAAGTTCTGTCATTTATTAACACAGTGCATCCAAAATTGTCACTGCTGGTCATCTGGAAGAATCTGAGAAGTAACAGGTCCTTGTTCTCATTACCAGAGATGCATCCTCTGCTGAATAGGGTCAGGgtgctcccagctcagcctcatcTGATCCACTGACAGGCTCAGTTATCCCCTGCCCAGGGATGGGCTTCTCTATCCAGGGCTGAATCCCCAGGACCAGGCAGTGTGGCTGGGACAAGCCAGCCCTCAGCAGGGAAGACATAAGCTGCCTGGGTGGACATGGAATACAAGGTCTGCACCTGCGCACACAGAGGCCCCCGGAGCTGAGTGAGCAGTGTGAGCTGCTCCCAGGTCAGTGGAGAATGGATCTGCTGTGCCCACACCTGGGCTAGGTCTTGATAAATAGCCTCCGACATAGCTCGCACAGAGGTCACCAAGCTTTTTCGAAGTGATGGTGTTTGGACTCCTAGGGCCCGAGACATGTGCCGCTGGCTGCGCCCAGTGCGAGCCCTGGAATGTCCCCCATGGTGGCCATCACAGGTCTCCTGGATTTCACTGCTGTGCACAGCAGTGGaggatcttgatttttttttcagcgtCAAGCTGCACTTTTCTTCTGGACATTTCCCTGCAAAGAAAGCATGTGAGAGACTCGCCAGAGCAGTCCCCACAGACCCTCATTTCCAGAACCCCCTGTGCACCCAGGTGAACCCCACTTGTCTCTCCCACTCCTTTCTGACCATCTCAGCACTGGAATGAAGTGAGGTTGAACCCCTTGTGAGTCCCCAAATATTCTCAGAGTGCTAAGATCTCAAAAATTTACTTGTCAGTAAGTAACTCCCTTTCCGCTCAAGCCTCGTATAAAAGTTTCCTGATTATTTACCTTTTGGggcaaaccaaaaacaaaaaaaaaaccaccactaCTACCACCAACAAAAAACACCAAGATTCTACCTGCTCTGTCTTGGCAGCTGTCCTTggaactgatttttcttttcctgcaggtTTCCCGGTATGAGCTGGACTCTGGTTCTGTTAATACAATGAGAGTTTGAGAAAGTGCCTCCAACTGAACACCCTGAAATTCCTAGTCCATCCTGGACACACAGGAGCTCAGGTTGCCACCAAACCCCAGCTCTCTTCTGTTCTCCAGTGTCCAGGATCTGCACAGCCCTGGCTGCCAAGGAGCTCCCGGTTTTCTGGCCAGGGGAGCCCGTGTTGCTGCCCTGTCCCTTCTTGCCTGGAAAGAGTCAAATCTTACCGGATCCAGCAGTGCCGTTCCTGGCCTTGAGCTTGGTTTCCTCAGAATTCTCTTCCTTGTTTGGATTGGGCTCCGATCCTGCTGCAAAAGGAAGTTTAGATGACGATGACTCACCTCTCCCTAGGCAGAGTCCCCTAGTCTATCTCTGATGCGTTTTTGCGGATCAGTCTTTCATGTGAAGTTCTGCCAGCATCACGAGTGAACACATTTCTCAAAGTCCCtcgagggcaccaagccatttcCCATCTccaaatctcaaaataaaacccTACTAAAGACACATGGCTCAGTATCCCTGATTCCAACTCTCCTTCCAGCCTCCATGGGAGCAGCCCAAGGCCTTACCTTGCCTTTGTATGTGCTTCTCACTGGAATGGGAGGAGGCCGTCTTGCCTTTTCCTTTGAATGGTTTCTTCTCATCTGGGCCCCTTTCTGTAAAGATCTGTGGGGAAGGAGGCTGGTCAGTGGGGCGCTGGGTGGAGGAGCAGTGGAGATCGGGGTCTTCATTTCCCTTTCCCATGTTGACACTCAAGTGAAAGGAGGCCGCTCTTTCACGTCCAAAGGCGGACTGTGGGTTAATCCGCTGGACCTGCCTTTATACGTCCCTCGGCTGGGCGTGGCTGACTCTTATTGGCTGAACAGGTTTCTCCTTCCTGCAGCTTCTTAGAGcctcaacaagaagtttcttgcTGTAGTTCTACCGGGGGCCTAGACACAGTTAAGGAGAGACTTTTTCAGGATCCTGTCATNNNNNNNNNNNNNNNNNNNNNNNNNNNNNNNNNNNNNNNNNNNNNNNNNNNNNNNNNNNNNNNNNNNNNNNNNNNNNNNNNNNNNNNNNNNNNNNNNNNNtgcagtggctcagtctcggctcactgcaaggtcctcctccctggttcaccattctccggcctcggcctcccaagtaggtgggactacaggcgcccaccaccatgcccagcttattttttgtattttaagtagagacagggtttcactgtgttagccaggatggtctggatggtctcaatctcctgacctcgtgatccacccacctcggcttcccaaagtgctagggttacaggcgtgagccaccgcaccaggcctcaACATTGTTTAGATGTTTTCTAAGTcctttgaatttccatatgaattttaggatcggTTTACAAATTTCAAACTTGGCATTTTTGGGGGAATTGTGTGTTAACTCTGTAGGCCAGTTTGGGGAGAGCTAACCTCTTGATACTgagttttctcacctgtgaacTCCatgtatctcttcatttattttggacTCCCTTACTTTCTGTTagcattgttttgtagttttgacTGTAAGATAGTCAGATAGTTCAGATAGTTTTGATGCTGGTCAGATAGTTTTGATGGTCAGATTTTGGTCAGATAgttttgatgctgttgtaaattgtgtcattttaaatttcagtttctgaTTGTTCATTATACAGAAATACACACTTTTTTCGTATATTGACCTTGCTAAATTTTCTTGTTAGTGACATTTTTGTAAATACCATAGGATTAGttgcataaatatgtatataaatacatgggATTAGTTACATACATATGCCGTTtgtaaataaagacagttttacttctgccttccaaatcctttgtttttcttgctttattgtaTTGGCTGGAACCTCCAGTATAATACTGACTGGG
Protein-coding sequences here:
- the LOC111534116 gene encoding protein FRG2-like isoform X2, whose translation is MGKGNEDPDLHCSSTQRPTDQPPSPQIFTERGPDEKKPFKGKGKTASSHSSEKHIQRQGSEPNPNKEENSEETKLKARNGTAGSEPESSSYRETCRKRKISSKDSCQDRAGKCPEEKCSLTLKKKSRSSTAVHSSEIQETCDGHHGGHSRARTGRSQRHMSRALGVQTPSLRKSLVTSVRAMSEAIYQDLAQVWAQQIHSPLTWEQLTLLTQLRGPLCAQVQTLYSMSTQAAYVFPAEGWLVPATLPGPGDSALDREAHPWAGDN
- the LOC111534116 gene encoding protein FRG2-like-2 isoform X1 — its product is MGKGNEDPDLHCSSTQRPTDQPPSPQIFTERGPDEKKPFKGKGKTASSHSSEKHIQRQAGSEPNPNKEENSEETKLKARNGTAGSEPESSSYRETCRKRKISSKDSCQDRAGKCPEEKCSLTLKKKSRSSTAVHSSEIQETCDGHHGGHSRARTGRSQRHMSRALGVQTPSLRKSLVTSVRAMSEAIYQDLAQVWAQQIHSPLTWEQLTLLTQLRGPLCAQVQTLYSMSTQAAYVFPAEGWLVPATLPGPGDSALDREAHPWAGDN